In Malus sylvestris chromosome 16, drMalSylv7.2, whole genome shotgun sequence, the following are encoded in one genomic region:
- the LOC126607274 gene encoding galactoside 2-alpha-L-fucosyltransferase-like, with the protein MDLRESNSRRRLSPQPNPAGRNKLVSAARVAPSKSRLISPMNLTKILAALLVSLPVLVTLSLVLRNPSPDRIKSFADARIIERLVTNDASSSSSSEDGFSDHTHMPKDKLHDGLIVPGFDEASCLSRYQSNLYRKISPHKPSSHLLSRLRSYEDLHKKCGPHTKSYNKTLEQLKSGSPSTGVDSSEECKYVVWISYSGLGNKILTISSAFLYALLTNRVLLVDPGKDMADLFCEPFPENSWLLPDDFPVKDRFNAFDQKSPHCYGNILKSENNKIANASPSFLYLHLAHDYDEQDKLFFCDDEQSLIEKVPWLFMRTDNYFVPSLFLMPSFEQELEKLFPEKETVFHHLGRYLFHPSNHVWGLITRYYQAYLARADERIGIQVRTFEAGPSPLRHVMNQIYACAFKEKLLPRVERKKPIVTSSPGKPKLKSVLITSLTSGYSEDVRNMYWEHPTVNGDTIGVFQPSHEGHQQTDKNLHDQKAWAEMYLLSLCDVLVTSAWSTFGYVAQGLGGLKPWILYKPENKMTPDPPCGQVMSMEPCFHAPPFYDCKAKKGVDTGALVPHVRHCEDMSWGLKLVDSHESHDQL; encoded by the exons ATGGATCTGAGAGAATCCAACAGCAGGAGGCGACTTTCACCTCAACCGAACCCCGCAGGTCGTAACAAACTTGTCTCCGCCGCTCGGGTCGCCCCGTCGAAATCCAGGCTGATTAGTCCGATGAATTTGACCAAGATATTGGCTGCTCTTTTGGTCTCCCTCCCGGTTCTCGTCACCCTCTCTCTCGTTCTTAGAAACCCATCTCCCGATCGCATCAAAAGCTTTGCTGACGCCAGAATTATCGAAAGACTTGTAACAAATGACGCATCATCGTCGTCCAGCTCAG AAGATGGTTTCTCAGATCATACCCACATGCCCAAAGACAAGCTACATGATGGACTAATTGTTCCTGGATTTGATGAAGCCTCTTGCTTGAGCAGATATCAATCCAATTTATACAGAAAAATTTCACCCCACAAACCATCTTCTCATCTTCTCTCCAGACTGAGAAGTTATGAAGATCTGCACAAGAAGTGTGGACCCCACACCAAATCCTACAACAAAACCCTAGAACAGCTCAAGTCCGGTAGCCCTAGCACTGGCGTTGACAGTTCAGAAGAGTGCAAGTATGTGGTTTGGATATCGTACAGTGGCTTGGGGAACAAGATACTGACCATATCTTCTGCTTTCCTCTATGCCCTGCTCACAAACAGAGTCCTTCTTGTCGACCCCGGAAAGGACATGGCCGACCTCTTCTGCGAGCCCTTCCCTGAAAACTCATGGCTGTTGCCTGATGACTTCCCTGTTAAAGACCGATTCAATGCATTTGATCAGAAATCCCCTCATTGCTACGGGAATATTTTGAAATCGGAGAATAACAAGATCGCAAACGCTTCGCCATCATTTTTGTATCTTCATCTGGCCCATGATTATGATGAACAAGATAAGCTCTTTTTCTGCGATGATGAACAAAGTCTGATCGAGAAAGTTCCTTGGCTGTTTATGAGAACAGATAACTACTTTGTTCCCTCGCTTTTCTTGATGCCATCTTTCGAGCAAGAACTCGAAAAGCTTTTCCCCGAAAAGGAAACTGTTTTCCACCACTTGGGTAGGTATCTTTTCCACCCTTCAAATCATGTATGGGGATTGATCACAAGGTACTACCAAGCTTACTTGGCAAGGGCAGATGAGAGGATTGGGATTCAAGTTCGAACTTTCGAGGCAGGGCCTAGCCCTCTTCGGCATGTGATGAACCAAATCTATGCATGTGCTTTCAAGGAGAAATTGCTGCCTCGGGTGGAAAGGAAGAAACCAATCGTCACATCTTCACCAGGGAAGCCGAAACTGAAGTCGGTTTTAATTACTTCTTTGACCTCAGGGTATTCTGAGGATGTGAGGAACATGTACTGGGAACATCCGACTGTGAATGGGGACACAATCGGGGTTTTCCAGCCAAGTCACGAAGGGCATCAGCAGACGGATAAGAATCTGCACGACCAAAAAGCTTGGGCTGAAATGTACCTGCTTAGTTTGTGTGATGTGCTGGTCACAAGCGCATGGTCGACTTTTGGGTACGTGGCTCAAGGTCTTGGAGGTCTTAAACCGTGGATCCTGTACAAGCCGGAGAATAAGATGACGCCGGATCCACCTTGCGGTCAAGTTATGTCGATGGAGCCGTGCTTCCATGCTCCACCGTTTTATGACTGCAAGGCGAAGAAAGGAGTAGATACGGGCGCACTTGTGCCTCATGTGAGGCATTGTGAGGATATGA